The region ACCGCGAACACCACGGCGACGCCGGCGATCACGATGCCGTTTATGATCGTCTCGAGCGTCATCCCCGCCGGCACACCCGGACCGTTCCTGACGCGCTAACGCGCTCCATCGCCCGCCGCGACGCGGACGACGGCGACCACCGCGTCGACCTCGGCCGGCGTCGCCGAGCGGTAGACCGAAAGGCGGCTCGGGGTGCGATTGATGAGCGCGCCGAGGTTCTCGGGTTTGGTGAACCACAGGAGAGAGACCTGAGCGCTCTTTGGATCACGAGGAGCGGCAGCGCAAGCGCCGCCAACCAGGGCCGCCCGGGTGCCTCGGCGGAGCGGCCCCGCGCGCCCGGACCTTCCCTCCGGCGATCAGCGGGAACGCGGGATCGCGTGTCTCACGCATCGGGTATGCATCTCCCCCGGCGTCAATCGCGCCGCCCTTCAAAAATGGGCGGGATCACGCAAGCGGCAGCGTGACCTCGCGTCCGGTGCGGGCTGATTCGTAGACCGCGAGGATAATTTCGAGCGGCCTGCGCGCCTCGTCGCCGCTGATCGCGGGATCACGGCCGGCCGCGATCGCGTCGATCAGGTCGGCGAGCTGCGCCCGATGGCCGGCGATGTTCGGGGCCGCGGCCGCGGGCGAATGCCCCGCGTCCTGGTAACGGATCTTTCCCCCGTAGGGTCCGGTCTCCCCCTGCTCATCCTTAAGCGCCCAGACGAGAATTTCTCCGTCCTCGGTCACCACGGTCCCTCCGGTGCCGGTGATCTCGAGGCGCTCCGCAAAGCCGGGATACGTTGCGGTGCTCGCCTCGATCACGCCCAGGGCACCTCCCGCAAACGTGAGCAGCGCCACCGCCACGTCCTCGACCGGGATCGTATGGGCGGCCGTTACGCACCGCGCGACCACGCGCGTCACCGGGCCCATAAGCCACTGCAGGAGGTCGACGTAGTGGACGCCCTGATTCATGAGGGCCCCGCCCCCGTCCAGTTCCCAGGTCGCCCGCCAGCCCGCGCTGTCGTAGTACGCCTGCGTGCGATACCGCTTGATGATCGCGTCGCCGTGCACAAGACGGCCGAGACGGCCCGCGGCCACGGCCTCGTGGAGGCGCCGGACGCCGGGATCGAATCGGTGCTGCGAGATGACGGTGAGCGTCACCCCGTGCCGCCGGCAGGCGCCGATGAGCCGGTCGGCGGCCTCGAGCGAGATCTCGACCGGCTTCTCGACGACGACGTGCTTGCCCGCGGCGGCGACCTGCGTCCCGATCGCCGCGTGGAGGCCGCTCGGGACGCAGACGCTGACGATGTCGATGTCGGACCGGTCGAGGGCGGCGCGCAGGTCCGTGTAGGCGTCGCAGCCCCACTCGGCGGCCCGCCGCTCCGCCACGTCGGGCACGACGTCCACGACCGCCCGGAGCCTGGCGTTGGGGAGCGCCGCGATGCTCCCGGCGTGAAACGGCGCGATGACGCCGCCCCCCACGATAGCAAACCCGTACGTGCGTTCGCGGC is a window of bacterium DNA encoding:
- a CDS encoding Gfo/Idh/MocA family oxidoreductase, encoding MADPGCAGRDGRRERTYGFAIVGGGVIAPFHAGSIAALPNARLRAVVDVVPDVAERRAAEWGCDAYTDLRAALDRSDIDIVSVCVPSGLHAAIGTQVAAAGKHVVVEKPVEISLEAADRLIGACRRHGVTLTVISQHRFDPGVRRLHEAVAAGRLGRLVHGDAIIKRYRTQAYYDSAGWRATWELDGGGALMNQGVHYVDLLQWLMGPVTRVVARCVTAAHTIPVEDVAVALLTFAGGALGVIEASTATYPGFAERLEITGTGGTVVTEDGEILVWALKDEQGETGPYGGKIRYQDAGHSPAAAAPNIAGHRAQLADLIDAIAAGRDPAISGDEARRPLEIILAVYESARTGREVTLPLA